From Priestia aryabhattai, one genomic window encodes:
- a CDS encoding 2-dehydropantoate 2-reductase, with product MKTIGIIGGGSLGLLFSAYLSDCYDVTLYTKTQTQAECINKNGITLHRQGEHHPKKVSAIPLEKNIKEADLIIITVKQYHLKEIIPNIKTLTIHTPLLFIQNGMSHIEVLKNLPQRNLYLGTVEHGAMRTNMCSVHHTGIGTTRIASYRGEMESILPIVNFPWVIETDWYAMLVKKLVVNALINPLTALYRVKNGQLIHNSYFYKTMRLLFEEIADVLELGSAFNYWENALGVCSRTSTNQSSMLKDIQEGRQTEIDAILGYIQTQAAEKRTSTPIVDFLYGSIKGIEEEKGD from the coding sequence ATGAAAACTATAGGTATTATTGGAGGCGGATCATTAGGTCTGTTGTTTAGCGCGTATTTATCAGATTGTTATGATGTAACCTTGTACACGAAAACACAAACTCAAGCAGAGTGTATCAACAAAAATGGAATTACCTTACATAGACAAGGGGAACATCACCCTAAAAAAGTCAGTGCTATCCCTCTGGAAAAAAACATAAAAGAAGCAGATTTAATCATTATTACTGTAAAACAGTATCATTTAAAAGAGATTATTCCTAATATAAAAACCCTTACTATACATACTCCCCTTTTGTTTATCCAAAACGGTATGAGCCATATTGAAGTTCTCAAAAACCTTCCGCAACGCAATCTCTATTTGGGTACAGTTGAACATGGGGCAATGCGTACAAATATGTGCAGCGTCCATCATACAGGAATAGGAACAACCCGTATTGCTTCGTACAGAGGAGAAATGGAGTCTATCTTACCAATTGTGAATTTTCCTTGGGTGATTGAAACAGATTGGTATGCGATGCTGGTGAAGAAATTAGTTGTAAATGCGCTCATCAATCCTCTTACGGCGCTGTATCGCGTGAAAAATGGGCAGCTGATTCACAACAGCTACTTTTATAAAACGATGCGTCTATTGTTTGAAGAGATTGCGGATGTATTAGAACTAGGTTCAGCTTTTAATTATTGGGAAAATGCGCTGGGGGTTTGTTCGCGCACAAGTACAAATCAATCTTCTATGCTAAAAGATATACAGGAGGGGCGGCAAACAGAAATTGATGCTATTTTAGGTTATATCCAAACACAAGCTGCTGAAAAAAGAACGTCGACACCTATTGTTGACTTTTTATATGGGTCAATAAAAGGAATCGAAGAAGAAAAGGGTGATTAA
- a CDS encoding stage V sporulation protein D — protein MRVSGVTVRKRLAIVLFVGFIVFLIIDTRLGYVQLLTGDTLTEKAKDLWSRNIPFEPERGKILDRNDVALATNKSAPTVLVMPRQVENPAVTAEKLAKVLGASKEKVYEQITKASSSVYLRPEGRKISHAKANEVRNLNLKGVYIAEDSKRYYPFGSYLSHVLGFAGVDNQGLTGLELYYDKELKGQKGSVKLYSDAKGKKMPNIADDYTAPVDGLDLRLTIDSRVQTIMERELDNAQTAYNPDGMIAIAMNPKNGEILGMSSRPGFDPTDFKNVKPEVYNRNLPIWSIYEPGSTFKIITLAAALEEKKVDLLKDQFYDDGAAEVGGARLRCWKKGGHGQQSFLEVVQNSCNPGFVELGERLGKDKLFKYIKEFGFGQKTGIDLQGEAKGILFPLDRVGPVEQATTAFGQGVAVTPIQQVAAVSAAVNGGTLYEPYIAKEWVDPTTGKVVSSHKPVAKRKVISEETSKQVRFALESVVAQGSGKGAFVEGYRVGGKTGTAQKAQNGKYLKNNHIVSFIGVAPADNPEIVVYVAVDNPKGTIQFGGVVAAPIVGKMIEDSLRVMDVKPRKGQIEKELTWLDTPMIKVPNVVGMSKKELQEQLLNLKLDVSGEGDKVVKQSPAAGTKVKEGETVRIYMGK, from the coding sequence ATGCGGGTATCAGGAGTCACAGTTCGTAAAAGGCTAGCCATTGTTTTGTTTGTCGGTTTTATTGTGTTTTTGATTATTGATACAAGGCTTGGATATGTACAGTTGCTGACTGGGGATACGCTAACTGAAAAAGCCAAAGACTTATGGAGTCGGAATATTCCTTTTGAACCAGAAAGAGGAAAGATACTAGATCGCAATGATGTGGCACTTGCTACAAATAAAAGTGCACCGACCGTTTTAGTTATGCCAAGACAAGTTGAAAATCCAGCTGTTACGGCTGAAAAGTTAGCAAAAGTACTGGGAGCATCAAAAGAAAAAGTATATGAACAAATAACAAAAGCTTCTTCTAGCGTATATTTACGCCCTGAAGGAAGAAAGATTTCACATGCGAAAGCAAATGAAGTGCGAAATTTAAATTTAAAAGGCGTATACATAGCTGAGGATTCTAAGCGGTACTATCCGTTTGGAAGTTATTTGTCGCATGTATTAGGCTTTGCGGGAGTAGATAATCAAGGTTTAACAGGCCTTGAATTATATTATGATAAAGAGCTAAAAGGACAAAAAGGTTCAGTTAAATTATATTCTGATGCTAAAGGTAAAAAGATGCCCAATATAGCTGATGACTACACAGCACCTGTGGACGGGTTGGATTTGAGGTTGACCATTGATTCACGTGTGCAAACGATCATGGAGCGTGAGTTGGATAATGCTCAGACAGCTTATAACCCAGATGGTATGATTGCCATTGCCATGAATCCTAAAAACGGTGAAATTTTAGGTATGTCAAGTCGTCCAGGCTTTGATCCGACGGATTTTAAAAATGTGAAGCCAGAAGTGTATAATCGCAACCTTCCAATCTGGAGCATATATGAGCCCGGATCAACGTTTAAAATTATTACACTGGCAGCTGCTCTTGAAGAAAAGAAAGTGGATTTACTAAAAGACCAATTTTACGATGATGGAGCCGCGGAAGTTGGGGGAGCGAGACTTCGCTGCTGGAAAAAAGGCGGACATGGACAGCAGTCTTTTTTAGAAGTTGTACAGAACTCATGTAACCCTGGTTTTGTGGAGCTTGGGGAACGTTTGGGAAAAGATAAATTGTTCAAATACATTAAAGAATTTGGTTTTGGTCAAAAAACAGGTATTGATTTACAAGGGGAAGCAAAAGGGATTTTGTTCCCGCTTGATCGAGTAGGACCGGTTGAACAAGCTACAACAGCTTTTGGGCAAGGGGTTGCTGTTACGCCTATTCAACAAGTAGCTGCTGTTTCCGCAGCCGTAAACGGGGGAACGCTTTATGAACCTTATATCGCAAAAGAGTGGGTGGATCCAACTACTGGAAAAGTTGTAAGCAGTCATAAGCCGGTGGCTAAGCGAAAAGTTATTTCCGAGGAAACGTCTAAGCAAGTGCGTTTTGCGCTTGAAAGTGTAGTAGCACAAGGAAGCGGAAAAGGAGCTTTTGTGGAAGGATACCGCGTTGGTGGAAAGACGGGTACAGCCCAGAAAGCTCAAAATGGAAAGTATTTAAAAAATAATCACATCGTTTCTTTTATTGGTGTTGCACCAGCAGATAACCCTGAAATTGTCGTGTATGTTGCGGTTGATAATCCAAAGGGCACCATTCAGTTTGGTGGAGTTGTAGCAGCTCCGATTGTAGGTAAAATGATTGAAGACAGTTTGCGCGTGATGGATGTTAAGCCGCGTAAAGGACAAATTGAAAAAGAGTTAACGTGGCTGGACACACCAATGATAAAAGTACCAAATGTCGTAGGAATGTCAAAAAAAGAGTTACAAGAACAGCTACTTAATTTAAAATTAGATGTGAGTGGCGAAGGAGATAAGGTGGTCAAGCAGTCTCCTGCAGCCGGAACGAAAGTTAAAGAAGGCGAAACGGTTAGAATTTATATGGGAAAATAA
- a CDS encoding acyl-CoA carboxylase subunit beta has product MIHTGESQKKYDENRQKVERGNAEKYKEKLAKQQKLFVRERLALLFDDGKYEEDGMFANNKAEGLPADGVVTAIGKVNGETVCVMANDSTVKAGSWGARTVEKIIRIQEVAEKLHVPLLYLVDSAGARITDQLDMFPNRRGAGRIFHNQVKLSGVIPQICLLFGPSAAGGAYIPAFCDIVVMVEGNASMYLGSPRMAEAVIGEKVTLEEMGGAHMHCSVSGCGDVLAYSEEEAISYAKSYLTYFPQNYQEKPKVQEAKEPKQTKDLVELIPENQNVPFDIYEAIDTLIDEGSFFEVKKLFAAELVTGLARIDGKVVGIIANQPKVKGGVLFVDSADKGAKFIQLCDAFHIPLLFLADVPGFMIGTKVERAGIIRHGAKLIAAMSSATVPKISVVMRKAYGAGLYAMAGPAFEPDCCIALPTAQIAVMGPEAAVNAVYSNKINEIEDPKERFMFVKQKQQEYKEHIDIYTLASELIIDDIVPANELRRTLIDRFRLYETKNVTFSRRKHPVYPV; this is encoded by the coding sequence AAGAGAAACTTGCAAAACAACAGAAGCTTTTTGTAAGAGAACGTTTAGCCCTTTTATTTGATGACGGGAAATATGAAGAAGACGGCATGTTTGCGAATAATAAGGCCGAAGGGTTGCCAGCAGACGGTGTTGTAACCGCAATTGGAAAAGTAAACGGTGAAACGGTTTGTGTAATGGCCAATGACTCTACTGTAAAAGCAGGATCTTGGGGGGCCAGAACAGTAGAGAAAATTATTCGGATTCAAGAAGTAGCAGAAAAACTACATGTGCCTTTGCTGTACCTAGTGGATTCTGCTGGAGCGCGTATTACGGATCAATTAGATATGTTTCCAAACCGCAGAGGGGCTGGACGGATCTTTCACAACCAAGTAAAACTTTCCGGCGTCATTCCTCAAATTTGTTTGCTCTTCGGTCCGTCAGCAGCTGGAGGGGCTTATATCCCTGCATTTTGTGATATTGTTGTGATGGTAGAGGGAAATGCTTCTATGTACTTAGGTTCGCCGCGTATGGCAGAAGCTGTTATTGGAGAAAAGGTTACGCTAGAAGAAATGGGAGGAGCACATATGCACTGCAGCGTTAGCGGGTGTGGAGATGTGTTAGCTTATTCTGAAGAAGAAGCTATTTCGTATGCCAAATCTTATTTAACGTACTTTCCACAAAACTATCAAGAGAAGCCTAAAGTACAAGAAGCTAAAGAGCCTAAGCAGACAAAGGATTTAGTAGAACTAATTCCGGAGAATCAAAATGTTCCGTTTGATATCTATGAAGCAATTGATACCCTTATTGACGAAGGGAGCTTCTTTGAAGTGAAAAAACTGTTTGCCGCCGAATTGGTAACAGGGCTTGCACGAATAGATGGAAAAGTAGTAGGGATTATTGCCAATCAGCCGAAGGTCAAAGGAGGAGTGCTGTTTGTAGATTCAGCAGATAAAGGAGCAAAATTTATTCAACTGTGCGATGCATTCCATATTCCTTTGCTATTTTTAGCTGATGTGCCTGGATTTATGATTGGAACCAAAGTAGAAAGAGCAGGCATCATTAGACATGGAGCAAAATTGATTGCAGCGATGAGTTCAGCTACAGTTCCAAAAATTTCCGTAGTCATGCGTAAAGCTTATGGCGCAGGACTTTACGCTATGGCTGGTCCAGCTTTTGAACCGGATTGCTGCATTGCATTGCCTACTGCTCAAATTGCCGTAATGGGTCCTGAAGCTGCAGTAAATGCTGTCTATTCTAATAAAATTAATGAAATTGAAGATCCGAAAGAGCGGTTTATGTTTGTTAAACAGAAACAGCAGGAGTATAAAGAACACATCGATATTTATACGCTGGCTTCTGAACTTATTATTGACGACATCGTTCCTGCTAACGAACTGCGTCGAACTTTAATTGACCGCTTTCGATTATATGAAACAAAGAATGTGACCTTTAGCCGTCGTAAACATCCGGTGTATCCCGTATAA
- the bshC gene encoding bacillithiol biosynthesis cysteine-adding enzyme BshC, giving the protein MEITDVSLKAGNKLTNDYIKGEKQALSFFHYNIHEKDVYEKRLTDVQKQSYPREQLAEYLLDFNKRYGASSKTIENIEKLKEPNSVVVVGGQQAGLLTGPLYTIHKVISIVLLAKQQEEALNVPVLPVFWIAGEDHDFAEINHVYTEHKNQLLKKTLKHSLKKKQMVSQIELDHEACRSWVRDVFQTFNETAHTNQVLHFVLEALDKSRTYVDFFAHLVTTMFAESGLILMDAASKEVRSIESSFFVTLIEQNDKLSSAVMKQQTEIQKQYGRMIEVGEETAHLFYSHNENRVLLERDAEQKQFVGKQNELALSKEELVQIAKQTPELLSNNVVTRPLMQEYLLPTLAFIAGPGEVAYWAELEKAFSLFSFKMPPVVPRLSYAIVERHIEKYMDELQLDLSNVINEGVDAEREHWLKTEVHNPYEMYFEKAKEDFEKIHKTLRENIQKEDKTFDEVMLKNRAIIQKQFETIQKIVESKQLIKHDVKHSKYAQIELALRPYNAPQERMWNIMYYLNGYGMQFVSDLLSAEVELNHQLKVCYV; this is encoded by the coding sequence ATGGAGATTACAGACGTCTCTTTAAAGGCGGGAAACAAACTAACGAACGATTACATAAAAGGTGAAAAGCAAGCACTTTCCTTTTTTCATTATAATATACACGAAAAAGACGTATATGAAAAACGTTTAACAGATGTTCAAAAGCAGTCTTATCCAAGAGAACAACTTGCTGAGTATCTGCTTGATTTTAATAAGCGCTACGGAGCATCTTCTAAGACGATTGAAAATATTGAAAAGCTAAAAGAGCCTAACAGCGTAGTGGTCGTTGGAGGTCAGCAAGCGGGGCTGCTTACGGGTCCTTTGTACACAATTCATAAAGTGATTTCGATTGTGCTGCTAGCTAAACAACAAGAAGAAGCTTTAAACGTGCCCGTGCTTCCGGTATTTTGGATTGCTGGAGAAGATCATGATTTTGCTGAGATCAATCATGTATACACAGAGCATAAAAATCAGCTTTTAAAGAAAACGTTAAAGCATTCTTTAAAGAAAAAGCAAATGGTTTCCCAAATCGAACTAGATCATGAGGCCTGTAGAAGCTGGGTTCGTGATGTTTTTCAAACGTTTAACGAAACGGCGCATACAAATCAGGTGTTACACTTTGTTTTAGAGGCCTTAGATAAATCACGTACCTATGTCGATTTCTTTGCTCATTTGGTTACCACAATGTTCGCAGAGTCAGGTCTTATTTTAATGGATGCAGCTTCTAAAGAAGTGCGTAGCATTGAATCTTCTTTCTTTGTGACGTTAATTGAACAAAATGACAAATTATCGTCAGCCGTTATGAAGCAGCAAACAGAGATCCAAAAACAATACGGACGAATGATTGAAGTGGGAGAAGAAACTGCCCATCTCTTTTATTCACACAACGAAAACAGAGTACTTTTAGAAAGAGATGCAGAACAAAAGCAGTTTGTTGGAAAGCAAAATGAACTCGCGCTGTCTAAAGAAGAGCTGGTTCAAATTGCTAAACAAACGCCCGAGCTTCTTAGTAATAACGTTGTGACTAGGCCTCTTATGCAGGAGTACTTACTTCCTACCCTTGCGTTTATTGCAGGTCCCGGGGAAGTAGCGTATTGGGCAGAGCTTGAAAAAGCATTTTCTTTATTTAGCTTTAAAATGCCTCCCGTGGTCCCGAGGTTATCCTATGCAATCGTAGAAAGACATATCGAGAAGTATATGGATGAACTTCAGTTAGACCTTTCGAACGTAATTAACGAAGGCGTAGATGCAGAGAGGGAGCACTGGCTTAAGACAGAAGTTCACAACCCGTACGAAATGTATTTTGAAAAAGCGAAAGAAGATTTCGAAAAAATTCATAAAACTCTTCGTGAAAATATTCAAAAAGAAGACAAAACATTTGATGAAGTAATGCTTAAAAATCGAGCGATTATTCAAAAGCAGTTTGAAACCATTCAAAAGATTGTCGAATCCAAACAGCTAATTAAGCACGATGTGAAGCATTCAAAATATGCTCAAATTGAACTTGCTCTTCGTCCCTACAATGCTCCACAAGAACGCATGTGGAATATTATGTATTATTTAAACGGCTATGGTATGCAATTTGTGTCAGATTTACTAAGTGCTGAAGTCGAATTAAATCACCAGTTAAAAGTCTGTTATGTCTAA
- a CDS encoding penicillin-binding protein, protein MTTPRKNSNISTGAAILILIFALLFFVLAIRFFYIQATGKADGEALAEIAQKQHTRTSKIEGQRGTIYDRNGEAIAQDTGAYTVVAILKESQSEDKNHPQHVVDPEKTAKKLAPLLNMDESKIESMLTRGIKREAFQVELGPGGRDIDNVLKQKIEKLNLPGITFLRDSKRFYPNGVFASSILGYAQKDDTGKIVGKMGIEKVFDKQLSEEDGYVKYEAAKNGIKLPDPKESIVAPKNGDSVTLTIDEKIQTFLEDAMTAAAKEYKPEELMATVVNPKTGEILAMSNRPSFDPNIRDITSYRNPFVENSYELGSTMKIFTLAAAIDAGVYNGEDRYQSGSYKVTKNSVPINDHNGGVGWGAITFNEGIQRSSNVAVAILANEKLGTDRLYKYLDKFGFMDKTGIDLPNEASSKLVTKYPRDRVTTAFGQASAFTPIQEIQAATAIANDGKMMKPYVIKQVVDETNKKTIKKTKPTVVGQPISKKAANETLDILETVVSSDDGTGKPYAIEGYDVAGKTGTAQIPGPNGGYLHGHGKNFISFMGFAPAKDPKLLVYVAVKNPTLTPQETGTAPLTAVFNPVMKNSLQYLGVEPQKTDEDGKETEEKKVDSEITLKSYVNESVDSAVKDLKQKGLVPVVIGKGDTVESQSPTSDTIVTGQRVFIKTNGKATMPDLTGFSHRDVIRFSEFVNVRPSALENGYVVSQSIKAGDPLKAGTYLKVELETPKEFSSTLNKLKETEKSESDSKKDDKQLD, encoded by the coding sequence ATGACTACGCCAAGAAAAAATAGCAATATTAGTACAGGAGCAGCAATATTAATTTTAATATTTGCATTGCTCTTTTTTGTATTAGCCATCAGGTTCTTTTACATCCAAGCGACGGGCAAAGCAGACGGAGAAGCTTTAGCCGAAATTGCACAAAAACAGCATACGCGAACGTCCAAAATTGAAGGACAGCGCGGTACGATTTACGATCGAAATGGAGAAGCAATCGCACAAGATACGGGTGCTTATACGGTTGTCGCGATTTTGAAGGAATCGCAATCAGAAGATAAAAATCATCCACAGCACGTGGTAGACCCTGAAAAGACGGCTAAAAAGCTAGCGCCGTTATTAAATATGGACGAATCAAAAATTGAAAGCATGTTAACGAGAGGAATTAAAAGGGAAGCATTCCAAGTCGAACTTGGTCCCGGAGGCCGTGACATTGATAACGTGCTAAAGCAAAAAATTGAGAAATTAAATCTCCCAGGTATTACGTTTTTACGTGATTCGAAGCGTTTCTATCCAAACGGTGTATTCGCCTCAAGTATTTTAGGATATGCACAAAAAGATGATACGGGTAAAATCGTAGGGAAAATGGGAATTGAAAAAGTATTTGATAAGCAGCTTTCTGAAGAAGATGGATATGTAAAATACGAAGCTGCTAAAAATGGAATTAAGCTTCCAGATCCAAAAGAGTCGATTGTAGCTCCTAAAAATGGAGACAGCGTCACGCTTACGATTGATGAAAAAATTCAAACGTTTTTAGAGGATGCAATGACAGCTGCTGCTAAAGAATATAAACCGGAAGAGCTAATGGCAACGGTGGTGAATCCGAAAACCGGTGAAATTTTGGCGATGTCAAACCGCCCTTCATTTGACCCAAATATTCGTGATATCACTTCTTATCGTAATCCGTTTGTTGAAAATAGCTATGAACTTGGTTCAACGATGAAAATCTTTACGCTAGCGGCAGCGATTGATGCAGGCGTCTATAACGGCGAAGACCGCTATCAGTCCGGATCTTATAAAGTAACGAAAAACAGCGTTCCGATTAACGATCACAACGGTGGTGTCGGCTGGGGAGCTATTACATTTAATGAAGGAATTCAAAGGTCTTCAAATGTAGCGGTCGCCATTTTAGCCAATGAAAAATTGGGCACCGACCGTTTGTATAAATACTTGGACAAGTTTGGTTTTATGGATAAAACGGGAATTGACTTGCCAAACGAAGCCTCTAGCAAATTGGTAACGAAGTACCCGAGAGATCGAGTAACCACTGCGTTTGGACAGGCGTCTGCTTTTACGCCTATTCAAGAAATTCAAGCGGCTACTGCTATTGCAAATGACGGGAAAATGATGAAGCCTTACGTGATTAAACAAGTAGTCGATGAAACAAATAAAAAAACGATTAAGAAAACGAAACCTACCGTAGTAGGACAACCTATTTCTAAAAAAGCAGCAAACGAAACGCTAGATATTTTAGAAACCGTTGTTTCTTCTGATGACGGAACAGGGAAACCTTACGCGATTGAAGGATACGATGTCGCTGGAAAGACGGGAACAGCTCAAATTCCTGGTCCTAACGGAGGTTACCTGCATGGGCACGGGAAAAATTTCATTTCCTTTATGGGCTTTGCACCTGCTAAAGATCCAAAGCTGCTTGTCTATGTAGCCGTTAAAAATCCAACTCTCACGCCTCAAGAGACGGGTACTGCGCCGCTTACGGCTGTATTTAATCCGGTGATGAAAAACAGCCTGCAGTATTTAGGAGTGGAGCCTCAAAAAACGGATGAAGACGGAAAGGAAACGGAAGAAAAGAAAGTGGATTCAGAAATCACGCTTAAATCTTACGTTAATGAATCAGTTGATAGTGCCGTGAAAGACTTAAAACAAAAAGGACTTGTTCCTGTTGTAATAGGTAAAGGAGATACGGTAGAAAGCCAATCACCGACCTCTGATACTATTGTCACTGGTCAACGCGTGTTCATTAAGACAAACGGAAAAGCCACAATGCCTGATCTAACAGGTTTTTCACATCGTGACGTTATTCGCTTTAGTGAATTTGTCAACGTTCGACCTAGCGCACTTGAAAATGGTTATGTTGTAAGCCAAAGTATTAAAGCAGGAGATCCGCTAAAAGCAGGAACGTACCTGAAAGTGGAACTTGAAACACCTAAAGAATTTTCAAGCACGTTAAACAAGTTAAAAGAAACAGAAAAAAGTGAATCTGACAGTAAAAAAGACGATAAGCAACTTGACTAG
- the rsmH gene encoding 16S rRNA (cytosine(1402)-N(4))-methyltransferase RsmH has translation MFNHTTVLLKEAAEGLNIKPDGVYVDCTLGGAGHSEYIVKQLSEKGKLIAFDQDDVALENAKQKLAPYLDRVILIKSNFRYLKEQLMKHGIEEVDGVLFDLGVSSPQLDTPERGFSFHHDAPLDMRMDQNSMFSAYNVVNEWPYEKLVKIFFQYGEEKFSKQIARKIEAYRESKPIETTLELVDLIKDGIPAPARRTGGHPAKRIFQAIRIAVNDELQVFEDAIEQAMDVIKKGGRVSVITFHSLEDRICKVAFKNASTVPQLPHGLPVIPEEFKPKMKVITRKPILPSEEEVEENKRARSAKLRIVEKLV, from the coding sequence ATGTTTAATCACACAACTGTTTTGCTTAAAGAAGCAGCGGAAGGCTTAAATATTAAGCCGGATGGAGTATATGTCGACTGCACGCTTGGCGGAGCAGGTCATAGTGAATATATCGTAAAACAGCTATCAGAAAAAGGGAAATTAATTGCGTTTGATCAAGATGATGTCGCTCTTGAAAATGCAAAACAGAAATTAGCCCCGTATCTAGACAGAGTTATTCTAATTAAAAGTAATTTTCGCTATTTAAAAGAGCAGCTAATGAAACACGGAATTGAAGAAGTAGACGGAGTACTGTTTGACCTCGGCGTCTCGTCTCCTCAGTTGGATACACCAGAGCGAGGGTTCAGCTTTCATCATGATGCCCCGCTTGATATGCGCATGGATCAAAACTCAATGTTTTCTGCGTACAACGTAGTAAATGAGTGGCCTTATGAAAAGCTTGTGAAAATCTTTTTCCAATATGGAGAAGAAAAATTTTCAAAACAGATTGCCCGCAAAATTGAAGCATATCGAGAGTCTAAACCAATTGAAACGACGCTAGAGCTGGTCGACCTTATTAAAGATGGTATTCCAGCACCAGCTAGACGAACAGGCGGACATCCGGCAAAACGGATTTTCCAGGCTATTCGAATTGCTGTAAATGATGAGCTTCAAGTATTTGAAGATGCAATTGAACAGGCTATGGATGTTATTAAAAAAGGTGGACGTGTAAGTGTTATTACCTTCCATTCACTTGAAGACCGAATTTGTAAAGTAGCGTTTAAAAATGCAAGTACGGTTCCGCAGCTTCCTCATGGACTGCCGGTTATTCCAGAAGAATTTAAACCTAAAATGAAAGTTATTACAAGAAAACCTATTTTACCTTCAGAAGAAGAGGTAGAAGAAAATAAGCGAGCGCGTTCGGCAAAGCTTCGAATTGTTGAGAAATTAGTGTAA
- a CDS encoding DUF3397 domain-containing protein has product MGSFIAGVFATFVTLPLVGFFILYMLLRKLTKNKRKSVHIATYITTVFLILSVHYAAVEIFGHSFLWLIALVLLVVAMIMMFVHWKVKHDLEMKLIAKGFFRMNFVLFLIAHIVLNIGGIAFRISSL; this is encoded by the coding sequence ATGGGAAGTTTTATTGCTGGAGTTTTTGCGACGTTTGTCACTCTGCCGCTCGTCGGTTTTTTTATTCTATACATGCTTTTACGCAAACTGACGAAAAATAAAAGGAAATCTGTCCACATAGCAACATACATTACTACGGTTTTTCTTATTTTGTCCGTGCATTATGCAGCTGTGGAAATTTTCGGGCACTCTTTTTTGTGGTTGATTGCGTTAGTCCTTTTAGTTGTAGCAATGATTATGATGTTTGTACATTGGAAAGTCAAACATGACTTAGAAATGAAGCTCATTGCGAAAGGGTTCTTTCGGATGAATTTCGTTTTGTTTCTTATTGCACATATTGTGTTAAATATAGGTGGGATCGCTTTTCGTATTTCCTCTCTGTGA
- the ftsL gene encoding cell division protein FtsL — MNNVAYKVREQDQQQKQQKTVRQVVRKTKRKITVGEKIVYSGFVALMLFGSVQIISNQSSLYSISEEVQSLDGKIDKQEAKNNELKLQVTELSAYDRIWTKAKELGLKLNENNVKVVND, encoded by the coding sequence ATGAACAATGTAGCATACAAAGTGAGAGAGCAAGATCAGCAGCAGAAGCAGCAAAAGACGGTACGTCAAGTTGTTCGAAAGACAAAAAGAAAAATCACGGTTGGTGAAAAAATTGTGTATTCTGGATTTGTCGCACTCATGCTGTTTGGGTCTGTGCAAATCATTTCAAATCAATCTTCGCTTTATAGCATCAGTGAAGAAGTGCAATCACTCGATGGAAAGATTGACAAGCAAGAAGCAAAAAACAATGAGTTAAAATTACAGGTAACAGAGTTAAGTGCATACGATCGTATTTGGACAAAAGCAAAAGAACTTGGACTAAAATTGAATGAAAATAACGTAAAAGTCGTTAACGATTAA